One region of Streptomyces sp. NBC_00442 genomic DNA includes:
- the exaC gene encoding acetaldehyde dehydrogenase ExaC — MTRYAAPGSEGALVSFQSRYDHWIGGAYVPPRRGQYFENPSPVNGRPFTEIARGTAEDIEIALDAAHAAAPDWGRTSPESRANILLKIADRMEDHLEELAVAESWENGKPVRETLAADIPLAIDHFRYFAGALRAQEGSLSQLDEDTIAYHFHEPLGVVGQIIPWNFPILMAVWKLAPALAAGNAVVLKPAEQTPASIHVWLSIVGDLLPPGVVNVVNGFGVEAGKPLASSPRVAKIAFTGETTTGRLIMQYASENIKPVTLELGGKSPNIFFDDVWAKDDDFRDKALEGFTMFALNQGEVCTCPSRALIQRGHYGEFLEAAIARTEQIVPGHPLDTDTMIGAQASNDQLQKILSYLDIGQQEGAKILTGGQQVMHDGELAGGYYVQPTIFEGDNRMRIFQEEIFGPVVAVTSFTDLDDAIATANDTLYGLGAGVWTRDMNIAYRAGRAIQAGRVWTNCYHAYPAAAAFGGYKQSGIGRENHKMMLDHYQQTKNLLVSYSPKKLGFF; from the coding sequence ATGACCCGTTACGCAGCGCCCGGCAGCGAGGGTGCGCTCGTCTCGTTCCAGTCCCGCTACGACCACTGGATCGGCGGCGCGTACGTGCCGCCGCGGCGCGGCCAGTACTTCGAGAACCCGAGTCCCGTGAACGGCCGTCCCTTCACCGAGATCGCGCGCGGCACGGCCGAGGACATCGAGATCGCCCTGGACGCGGCCCACGCGGCCGCGCCCGACTGGGGGCGTACGTCGCCGGAGTCCCGCGCGAACATCCTGCTCAAGATCGCGGACCGGATGGAGGACCATCTGGAGGAGCTGGCGGTCGCGGAGAGCTGGGAGAACGGCAAGCCCGTCCGCGAGACGCTGGCCGCCGACATTCCGCTGGCCATCGACCACTTCCGGTACTTCGCGGGAGCGCTGCGCGCGCAGGAGGGCTCGCTGAGCCAGCTCGACGAAGACACGATCGCCTACCACTTCCACGAGCCGCTCGGTGTGGTCGGCCAGATCATCCCGTGGAACTTCCCCATCCTGATGGCGGTGTGGAAACTGGCCCCGGCGCTGGCGGCCGGCAACGCGGTGGTCCTGAAGCCCGCCGAGCAGACGCCCGCCTCGATCCATGTGTGGCTGAGCATCGTCGGAGACCTGCTGCCGCCGGGCGTGGTGAACGTGGTCAACGGCTTCGGCGTGGAGGCCGGCAAGCCGCTCGCGTCGAGCCCGCGCGTCGCGAAGATCGCGTTCACGGGCGAGACGACGACGGGGCGGCTGATCATGCAGTACGCCTCGGAGAACATCAAGCCGGTCACTCTCGAACTGGGCGGCAAGTCCCCCAACATCTTCTTCGACGACGTATGGGCGAAGGACGACGACTTCCGCGACAAGGCACTCGAAGGCTTCACCATGTTCGCCCTCAACCAGGGCGAGGTATGCACCTGCCCCTCCCGCGCCCTGATCCAGCGCGGCCATTACGGCGAGTTCCTGGAGGCGGCGATCGCCCGTACCGAACAGATCGTTCCCGGGCACCCGCTGGACACCGACACCATGATCGGAGCCCAGGCCTCCAACGACCAGCTCCAGAAGATCCTGTCCTACCTGGACATAGGCCAGCAGGAAGGCGCCAAAATCCTGACGGGCGGTCAGCAGGTCATGCATGACGGCGAGTTGGCCGGGGGCTATTACGTCCAGCCGACCATCTTCGAGGGCGACAACCGCATGCGGATCTTCCAGGAGGAGATCTTCGGCCCCGTGGTGGCGGTGACCTCGTTCACCGACCTCGACGACGCGATCGCCACGGCCAACGACACGCTGTACGGCCTCGGCGCGGGCGTGTGGACCCGCGACATGAACATCGCCTACCGCGCGGGCCGCGCCATTCAAGCGGGCCGCGTCTGGACCAACTGCTACCACGCCTACCCGGCGGCGGCCGCCTTCGGCGGCTACAAGCAGTCGGGGATCGGGCGCGAGAACCACAAGATGATGCTGGATCACTACCAGCAGACGAAGAACCTTCTGGTGTCGTACTCGCCGAAGAAGCTGGGATTCTTCTAG
- a CDS encoding GAF domain-containing protein, producing the protein MCGEAAVTDRRDESWVALDTGADPAETSRQLRRAHAQFTSAGRVVRPVRPLVAASWQRSARARVSPDGAARVELGEDDVSAYRDSHQLARVMPVVRELTGAYAGDGEHVVAVCDAQGRLLWVEGHPRPRAAAARMNFVPGARWAESAVGTNAPGTALTEDRPVQVFSAEHFRRPVQAWTCAAAPVHDPRTGRLLGAVDLTGGDGLAHPHSLGFVQAVARAAEAELALLAPPPTRETIRLGALGRDEALLVADGRTVRLSRRHSEIAVLLACHPEGLSTDALLLALYEDDAVQPVTLRAELCRMRRLLGPDLLASRPYRLTAPVDADFDTVARRLGSGAVAAAMNVYGGPLLPGSQAPAVARLRRRLGDQLRAALIARADPGLLSDWAYSPWGEDDLPVWQALAAALPTGQRASVQSRLSALTAEQALTALPGL; encoded by the coding sequence ATGTGCGGGGAGGCCGCGGTGACGGACAGGCGGGACGAGTCCTGGGTGGCCCTGGACACGGGGGCCGACCCGGCGGAGACGAGCCGCCAACTCCGGCGCGCACACGCGCAGTTCACCTCCGCCGGACGGGTGGTGCGGCCGGTGCGCCCTTTGGTGGCAGCGTCCTGGCAGCGCTCCGCACGGGCCCGGGTCAGCCCGGACGGCGCGGCCCGGGTGGAGCTCGGCGAGGATGACGTGTCCGCGTATCGCGACAGTCATCAGCTGGCCCGCGTCATGCCCGTCGTACGGGAGTTGACCGGTGCCTACGCCGGGGACGGCGAACACGTGGTGGCGGTGTGCGACGCGCAGGGGCGGCTCCTGTGGGTGGAGGGGCATCCCCGGCCCCGCGCGGCGGCCGCCCGGATGAACTTCGTACCCGGCGCCCGTTGGGCCGAGTCGGCGGTGGGCACCAACGCGCCCGGCACCGCGCTGACCGAGGACCGCCCGGTGCAGGTGTTCTCCGCCGAGCACTTCCGCCGCCCCGTGCAGGCCTGGACGTGCGCCGCCGCGCCGGTGCACGATCCGCGGACCGGGCGGCTGCTCGGCGCCGTCGACCTCACCGGGGGCGACGGCCTCGCCCACCCGCACAGCCTGGGATTCGTCCAGGCCGTCGCACGGGCCGCCGAGGCCGAACTGGCGCTGCTCGCCCCGCCGCCCACCCGGGAGACGATCCGTCTCGGCGCCCTGGGCCGGGACGAGGCACTGCTCGTCGCCGACGGCCGAACCGTGCGCCTGAGCCGGCGCCACAGCGAGATCGCGGTCCTGTTGGCGTGCCACCCCGAGGGATTGAGCACCGACGCGCTCCTCCTGGCCCTGTACGAGGACGACGCGGTGCAGCCGGTGACGCTGCGCGCCGAACTGTGCCGGATGCGGCGCCTGTTGGGGCCGGACCTGCTCGCATCGCGCCCCTACCGGCTGACCGCGCCCGTGGACGCGGACTTCGACACGGTGGCCCGGCGGCTCGGTTCCGGCGCGGTCGCCGCCGCGATGAACGTCTACGGCGGACCGCTACTTCCGGGGTCACAAGCGCCGGCGGTGGCCCGGCTGCGCAGGCGACTCGGCGACCAGCTGCGGGCCGCGCTCATCGCCCGCGCGGACCCGGGGCTCCTGTCCGACTGGGCGTACAGCCCCTGGGGAGAGGACGACCTCCCGGTGTGGCAGGCCCTGGCGGCCGCGCTGCCCACCGGCCAACGGGCCTCGGTGCAATCGCGGTTGAGCGCTCTGACGGCGGAGCAGGCCCTGACGGCGCTACCGGGCCTCTGA